ACGGTGCCCGAACCCGGCGCGCAGGCCGTCGCTGGGGGCACCTTGCGCGACAATCCAATCCGCCTGCGCTCGGTGCCGGTGGAGCCCCGCAACGTAAACGAGCGCAACCCTTTTACTGGCTTCCGCGTGATCATCGAGCCGCTCGGCACCTCAACCGAAAATCTGGAGGAAGACGATGGAGCCGGAGAATGAGCAGGGCGAGCAGGCCAAGTTCTGGCTCATCGTATTGACCATCGTGCTGATGCTGCTTCCCGGCGTGCTCTGGGCGGGGCGTCACTGGTTCGGCTGGTTTTAGGCCAGCTCTACTCCGGCCGAGCCCGGGCAATCGACTCGCCGAGGCGCGCGAAGTTCGGCCCACCGAGGCGCGCCAGCGGGTCCAGCCGCTCCACCGGCAGCTCGCTGCGTTCGTCCTAATGGTCGATGCCCAGCTTCGGGTGGAGAAACAGCCGCTCCACCTCGCACAAGATGAGGCCCTGCCGGCCGTGGCCGACTTCGTGCACCGCATGCAGGCGGCAAAAGAGGGCGGCGTGGGCGGATGCCAAGCGGGGCAGGGGGATGTCCGGCTCTTCGACCAGCGGCAACTGTTGCGCGTCGATCTCGGAGGCTTCCGGGGCCAGCGGTTTGGCCGATTGGTTGACCTCGTCCAGTTCCTGCATCGAGGGCAGGTGGATCATCGCCATGCCCGTGCGCTCAAGGTTGCGCCAGGTATCCTTTTTATCGCCGTTGGGCCTGCGTCCGATCGAGACGGAGACGATCGGCGGGTTGCTCGTCACCGCGTTGAAGAAGGAGAAAGGCGCGAGGTTGCAACTGCCATTTGCATTGCGGGTTAAAATCCATGCGATCGGTCGGGGCACGATCAGATGGGTCATCCAACGATAGTGAGCCGGTGAGTTGAGATTTTCGCGTTCGATCCACATAGCTTCAATAAGGTTTGCGTCGGCCATACCGCTAGGGCAAAACATATCTTCAGTGGTACCGGCGCCACCGGCTGCGTCATGAGAGAGACTATCCGCACTATACGTATCTTTTTCCTCCTGCTGTGTATTACCGCTGCCGTGCTCGTGACGGTCGCGGTGCCCGAGTGGGAAGGC
The Verrucomicrobiota bacterium JB022 DNA segment above includes these coding regions:
- a CDS encoding flavin reductase family protein; the encoded protein is MWIERENLNSPAHYRWMTHLIVPRPIAWILTRNANGSCNLAPFSFFNAVTSNPPIVSVSIGRRPNGDKKDTWRNLERTGMAMIHLPSMQELDEVNQSAKPLAPEASEIDAQQLPLVEEPDIPLPRLASAHAALFCRLHAVHEVGHGRQGLILCEVERLFLHPKLGIDH